Proteins from one Xanthobacter autotrophicus Py2 genomic window:
- a CDS encoding conserved hypothetical protein (KEGG: mes:Meso_4344 hypothetical protein), producing the protein MKRIAAFLLMLPLAACFEPGEGTYTVSDYLADDALRAEQLAKCRENPGQLAATPNCENATEADGKARLQRMNKALGG; encoded by the coding sequence ATGAAGCGGATCGCGGCGTTCCTCCTGATGCTTCCTCTTGCCGCTTGCTTCGAGCCGGGGGAGGGGACTTACACCGTCAGCGACTATCTCGCCGATGATGCCTTGCGTGCCGAGCAGCTGGCGAAGTGCCGCGAGAATCCGGGGCAGCTCGCCGCAACCCCCAACTGCGAGAATGCGACCGAAGCGGATGGCAAGGCCCGCCTTCAGCGCATGAACAAGGCGCTGGGAGGGTAG
- a CDS encoding putative type IV secretion system protein VirB7 (KEGG: atc:AGR_pAT_227 putative type IV secretion system protein VirB7) has product MLRSFLLLCMASALSGCASWSYPLPKCDGYARRPLNRAMWQWEGSSNVKAQSDAAPLAPNRATAFADEAPASPTGPFAHLDSAGSYRSCAGQG; this is encoded by the coding sequence ATGTTGCGTTCGTTCCTATTGCTCTGCATGGCGTCGGCTCTCAGCGGCTGTGCCTCTTGGTCTTATCCCTTGCCCAAATGCGACGGCTACGCGCGCCGGCCGCTTAACCGCGCCATGTGGCAGTGGGAGGGGAGCAGTAACGTGAAGGCGCAGTCGGACGCTGCGCCCCTGGCGCCGAACCGCGCAACGGCATTTGCCGATGAGGCGCCGGCATCGCCAACTGGCCCGTTCGCGCATCTCGACAGCGCCGGTTCCTACCGATCTTGCGCGGGGCAG
- a CDS encoding P-type DNA transfer protein VirB5 (TIGRFAM: P-type DNA transfer protein VirB5~PFAM: type IV secretion system family protein~KEGG: ret:RHE_PD00147 transport secretion system IV, VirB5 protein), whose amino-acid sequence MAKRTMLLAAAAALCIFVGAANAQGIPVIDQAALAKQLESIAQLKSQLDTLNQQLQQAQQLYGSLNKLTNMADVASVLNDPAIRKALPQDFNAIEGLLQGSGSGAFGESASKFLQDNSTYQTSANDFYAQELSRIQKKNAGQMSLGQQIYDAATKRIDGIDQLRQQIASAGTSKDVADLQARLQAEAAFLQIDVVRMQGLRMVQQAQAQVDDQRKAEDWRRRIDTMNAALP is encoded by the coding sequence ATGGCAAAGCGAACCATGCTGTTGGCGGCCGCAGCCGCGCTCTGCATCTTCGTGGGAGCGGCCAACGCCCAAGGCATTCCGGTGATCGACCAAGCAGCCCTCGCCAAGCAGCTGGAGAGCATCGCGCAGCTCAAGTCGCAGCTCGACACCCTGAACCAGCAGCTTCAGCAGGCACAGCAGCTTTACGGTTCGCTGAACAAGCTGACAAACATGGCCGACGTCGCGAGCGTGCTCAACGATCCCGCGATCCGCAAGGCGCTGCCCCAGGACTTCAATGCGATCGAAGGCCTGCTCCAGGGCTCCGGTTCAGGCGCCTTCGGCGAGTCCGCGTCCAAGTTCCTGCAGGACAATTCCACCTACCAGACCAGCGCCAACGATTTCTACGCGCAGGAGCTGTCTCGGATCCAGAAGAAGAACGCCGGCCAGATGAGCCTTGGCCAGCAGATCTATGATGCCGCCACCAAGCGGATCGACGGCATCGACCAGCTCCGGCAGCAGATCGCATCGGCCGGCACCTCGAAAGACGTGGCGGACCTGCAGGCGCGTCTCCAAGCCGAAGCGGCGTTCCTACAGATCGATGTGGTGCGGATGCAAGGCCTGCGCATGGTGCAGCAGGCCCAGGCCCAGGTGGACGACCAGCGCAAGGCCGAGGACTGGCGCAGGCGCATCGACACGATGAACGCGGCGCTGCCATGA
- a CDS encoding TrbL/VirB6 plasmid conjugal transfer protein (PFAM: TrbL/VirB6 plasmid conjugal transfer protein~KEGG: ret:RHE_PD00148 transport secretion system IV, VirB6 protein), with protein sequence MYQVFSFLDNQFKTPLEDFISSGTSGISSWVTGPLTIALTLYVILYGFLVLRGSIPEPIMEFAFRAMKLAIILMLVQNASNYQTYVSKVFFEDLPTEISGALNTGSAPSASAFDSLLDKGQKSANDIWAKGSWPVDILTGAAGLVVIVMTFIVAAIGYVVSLYARVALAIVLAIGPIFVALAMFQSTRRFTEAWIGQMANFVILQVLVVAVGSLLVTCLDATFATMESYADVLMRPIALGAIALSALYVFYQLPGIASALAAGGASLTYGYGAARDAHEGTIARSTRYAARAVGRGVRAAGRNFGSGGAG encoded by the coding sequence ATGTATCAAGTCTTCTCGTTCCTCGATAACCAGTTCAAGACGCCGCTCGAGGACTTCATCAGCTCGGGGACATCGGGGATCAGCTCCTGGGTGACGGGGCCGCTGACCATCGCGCTGACGCTTTATGTCATCCTCTACGGCTTCCTCGTCCTGCGCGGCTCGATTCCCGAGCCGATCATGGAATTCGCATTCCGGGCGATGAAGCTCGCCATCATCCTGATGCTGGTGCAGAACGCCTCGAATTATCAGACCTATGTCTCGAAGGTGTTCTTCGAGGATTTGCCCACTGAGATCTCCGGCGCCCTCAACACCGGCTCGGCGCCGAGCGCCTCCGCTTTCGATTCCCTCCTCGACAAGGGGCAAAAATCCGCCAACGACATCTGGGCGAAAGGGTCCTGGCCGGTCGACATCCTAACCGGCGCGGCAGGGCTCGTGGTCATCGTCATGACCTTCATCGTCGCGGCGATTGGCTATGTGGTGTCGCTCTATGCCCGCGTCGCGCTCGCCATCGTCCTCGCCATAGGTCCGATCTTCGTCGCGTTGGCCATGTTCCAGTCGACGCGGCGGTTCACCGAGGCGTGGATCGGCCAGATGGCAAACTTCGTCATCCTGCAGGTGCTCGTCGTCGCGGTGGGATCGCTCCTGGTGACCTGCCTCGATGCCACCTTCGCCACCATGGAATCCTATGCGGACGTGCTGATGCGTCCGATCGCGCTCGGCGCCATCGCGCTTTCCGCTCTCTACGTCTTCTACCAGCTCCCCGGCATCGCGTCCGCGCTTGCCGCAGGCGGAGCATCACTGACCTACGGCTACGGCGCCGCGCGCGACGCGCATGAAGGCACGATCGCCCGGAGCACCCGGTATGCGGCCCGCGCCGTCGGCCGGGGTGTCCGCGCGGCGGGACGTAACTTCGGATCGGGCGGGGCTGGGTGA
- a CDS encoding type IV secretion/conjugal transfer ATPase, VirB4 family (TIGRFAM: type IV secretion/conjugal transfer ATPase, VirB4 family~PFAM: CagE TrbE VirB component of type IV transporter system~SMART: AAA ATPase~KEGG: sme:SMa1315 VirB4 type IV secretion protein): protein MALPNVVILKTRELEPETFIPYVRHVDETTIALDSRALMVMIALDGISFETADPLELNGLHRDLNTLYRNLADERLALWTHILRRRDNDYPEGAFANPFSAALNAKYRARMVEEDLFRNDLYLTLLWYPTRDPAEKISKLLGRLRRARRGSVELDEEALKQLRDKVTDVTAGLKRFQPRVLSLYEHDGLLFSEPSEVLHQIIGGRRERVPLTEGRVSSAIYSDRVIIGRETVEIRHEAETRYAGIFSFKEYPARTRPGMLAGVLTTPFELILTQSFAFASKADARTILGRKQNQMVSAGDKANSQVDELDGALDELESNRFVLGEHHLTLSVFAPSVKDLTDNLAKARSHLTNGGAVVAREDLGLEAAWWAQLPGNFRYRARSGAITSRNFAALSPFHSYPVGRKDGNEWGPAVAMLKTASGSPFYFNFHHGDLGNTFVCGPSGSGKTVILNFMLSQLEKHDPHMVFFDKDRGADLFVRAAGGTYLPLKNGTPTGCAPLKGLELTPENKVFLAQWIAKLVGSKSRELSVSDLRDIAGAVDGLADLPVQRRTIGALRTFLNNTDPEGIAARLRRWERGGPLGWVFDNETDDIGIGAKFLGYDMTDFLDNEEIRTPLMAYLFHRVEQLIDGRRIIIVIDEFWKALLDEGFRDLAQNKLKTIRKQGGLMLFATQSPRDAIASPIAHTIIEQCPTQIFMPNPRGSHADYVDGFKLTEREYQLIARELSPESRRFIVKQGHNSVVAELNLAGFDDELAVLSGRTANVELADAIRAEVGSGQEDWLPLFQQRRSPG from the coding sequence ATCCGCTCGAACTCAACGGCCTTCATCGCGACCTCAACACGCTCTACCGCAACCTCGCGGACGAACGCCTCGCGCTTTGGACCCACATCCTCCGTCGTCGCGACAACGACTATCCCGAGGGAGCGTTTGCCAATCCCTTCTCCGCTGCCCTGAACGCGAAATATCGCGCCCGCATGGTAGAGGAGGATCTCTTCCGCAACGACCTCTATCTGACCCTGCTGTGGTATCCGACCCGCGATCCCGCTGAGAAGATCTCGAAGCTCCTGGGCCGCCTTCGCCGGGCGCGCCGCGGGAGCGTAGAGCTCGACGAGGAGGCGCTCAAGCAGTTGCGCGACAAGGTCACCGACGTGACGGCCGGCCTCAAGCGGTTCCAGCCACGTGTTCTTTCCCTCTACGAACACGATGGTCTTCTGTTTTCCGAGCCGAGTGAGGTCCTGCACCAGATCATCGGCGGCCGGCGGGAACGAGTGCCCCTCACGGAGGGGCGGGTTTCGTCAGCGATCTATTCCGACCGCGTCATCATCGGTCGCGAGACGGTGGAGATCCGCCATGAGGCTGAGACCCGGTATGCAGGGATCTTCAGCTTCAAGGAATATCCCGCCCGGACCAGGCCCGGCATGCTCGCTGGCGTCCTCACCACGCCGTTCGAGCTCATCCTGACGCAGTCCTTCGCGTTCGCCTCAAAGGCCGATGCCCGGACCATCCTGGGACGCAAGCAGAACCAGATGGTGAGCGCCGGCGACAAGGCGAATTCGCAGGTCGATGAGCTCGATGGCGCCCTGGACGAACTGGAATCCAATCGCTTCGTGCTGGGCGAGCATCACCTGACGCTGTCGGTCTTCGCCCCATCGGTGAAGGACCTCACCGACAATCTGGCGAAGGCACGCTCTCATCTGACCAACGGCGGTGCCGTCGTGGCACGCGAGGACCTTGGCCTCGAAGCCGCCTGGTGGGCGCAGCTGCCTGGCAATTTCCGCTACCGGGCCCGCTCTGGTGCGATCACCTCGCGCAACTTTGCCGCGCTGTCGCCATTTCACTCCTATCCGGTCGGCCGGAAGGACGGCAATGAATGGGGGCCGGCCGTCGCGATGCTCAAGACGGCCTCCGGCTCGCCGTTCTATTTCAACTTCCACCATGGCGATCTCGGCAACACCTTCGTGTGCGGCCCCTCTGGATCCGGCAAGACCGTTATCCTGAACTTCATGCTCTCGCAGCTCGAGAAGCACGATCCCCACATGGTGTTCTTCGACAAGGACCGTGGCGCCGATCTCTTCGTGCGGGCGGCGGGCGGCACGTATCTGCCTCTGAAGAATGGGACGCCAACCGGCTGCGCGCCGCTGAAGGGGCTTGAGCTCACACCGGAGAACAAGGTGTTCCTGGCGCAATGGATCGCCAAGCTCGTCGGCTCAAAGTCGCGCGAGCTTTCCGTGAGTGACCTGCGCGACATCGCCGGCGCCGTCGACGGCCTCGCGGACCTCCCGGTCCAGCGGCGCACCATCGGCGCGTTGCGCACCTTCCTCAACAACACCGACCCGGAGGGCATTGCCGCCCGGCTGCGGCGTTGGGAGAGGGGAGGGCCCCTCGGCTGGGTCTTCGACAACGAGACCGACGACATTGGCATCGGCGCCAAGTTCCTCGGCTACGACATGACGGATTTCCTCGACAATGAGGAGATCCGCACGCCGCTCATGGCCTACCTGTTCCACCGGGTGGAGCAGCTGATCGACGGCCGCCGCATCATCATCGTTATCGACGAGTTCTGGAAGGCGCTGCTGGACGAGGGATTTCGCGACCTCGCCCAGAACAAGCTCAAGACCATCCGGAAGCAGGGCGGCCTCATGCTCTTCGCGACGCAGAGCCCACGCGATGCGATCGCCTCGCCGATCGCCCACACCATCATCGAGCAGTGCCCGACCCAGATCTTCATGCCGAACCCGCGTGGCAGCCACGCCGATTACGTGGACGGCTTCAAGCTCACCGAGCGGGAATATCAGCTCATCGCGCGCGAGCTGTCCCCTGAAAGCCGCCGCTTCATTGTCAAGCAGGGGCACAACAGCGTCGTCGCCGAGCTGAACCTCGCTGGCTTCGACGACGAGCTCGCCGTCCTCTCCGGCCGCACCGCCAATGTCGAGCTGGCCGACGCGATCCGTGCGGAGGTCGGCAGCGGTCAGGAGGACTGGCTCCCCCTATTCCAACAAAGAAGGAGTCCCGGCTGA